The Vagococcus penaei genome includes the window TTGAAGACTTTACGTAAGTTAAATGATGTAGATAATATTACGGCAGATTATAGTTATGGTTTTGGAAGTAGCGTTCAAAGTATTGATAGCAACGCATCTTTCTTTGAAAATCAAGGCATGATTGTCCTAACTGCTAATAAAAATAAAGATAATAAAGTGAAGTATGGCCGTGATTTGACTAAAGATGATGTCAATAAAAATAATGTGATCATCACGTATGAAACCATGCAAAACTCTTTGCAAGTGCAAGACCCTAAGACAATCATTGGTAAAGCGATTGATATTGACGGACTGAAATTTCAAGTTGTCGGTGTTAAGGGTGAGACATCAATGGATGGTATGATGATATCTGATGGGTCAGAATATCTGAGTGTCGTTCCTAAAGGTGCTTTTAACGAATTGTCTAAAAATAAACCAATCAATGCAGTGAAACTTCGCGTATCTGATGGTGCTGATAGACAAGCAGTCGTTGCTCAAGCCAATGAATTATTAAAAGAAAGTCATCCTGAACTGGTTGGACAGTTTGAGGAGGACATGAGTAACGAGCAAATGCGCCAAGAGATGGAAAATATGTTACAAACAGTCGTTATGGGATTAATCTTTATTACGGCAATTTCTCTA containing:
- a CDS encoding ABC transporter permease yields the protein MLKNLLLSTFLSLRAHKLRVFLTMVGIIIGITAVVTVSSIGEGMKRSSMELMETSDANSVRLIYKVDITDDEVAANKQFDEFAFSPIDLKTLRKLNDVDNITADYSYGFGSSVQSIDSNASFFENQGMIVLTANKNKDNKVKYGRDLTKDDVNKNNVIITYETMQNSLQVQDPKTIIGKAIDIDGLKFQVVGVKGETSMDGMMISDGSEYLSVVPKGAFNELSKNKPINAVKLRVSDGADRQAVVAQANELLKESHPELVGQFEEDMSNEQMRQEMENMLQTVVMGLIFITAISLLVGGIGVMNIMYVSVSERKREIGIRRAIGAKPSNILAQFLLEAAFITLLGGIIGIGLGWGFASLISAVTPIKAVVSPSMALTSAAISAGIGLFFGVIPAINAAKMDPIKAIYQ